CTCGAACTCCACGCGCTGAGCCTCGTCCAGCGAGCGGTAGCCCGAGGAGTCGATGGCGGAGTAGTGGACGAACACGTCCGGGCCGCCGCCGTCCTGCGCGATGAAGCCAAAGCCCTTCTCAGCGTTGAACCACTTAACGGTTCCCTGTGCCATGGGGTAACTCTTTCCTTCTGTAGCCAATGAAGTCCCACACCTCGTGGAGCTCCCGGCTGCCGCACTGACCCCACCAGCGGGACATGCCCGCCTCAGATGAAAACAGCCCGCTCCGGTGGTGCTGGGGCGGGCACTTCTTCGACCTGCGAGGAACTGCTACTGCAACCGCGACAGACGCTAGCACGCATGCCCGCCCGATCGCCGGTTGAGTCGCGGCGAAGAGGGTAAAGGACTGTTCAGGTCCTTCGGTGCACCTCGTGCGCGGTGGCTGGTCCGAACGGGTGAGTCCGTCTCGGACCTTCATCCAGAACCCCGCTCGCCGGATCGCCGCAGGTCAGCACCCGTGACACGGTGGGCCTCGTGACGTCGCCGCCCGCCCTGGGCAGGCGCCGTGGGCTCTGCGCCTCGGGGGACGCGCAGACGAGCGGGGGCTGGGGCCCAGGAGGCCCCGGCCTCCGTGCGAGTCTCGGCGTCAGGTGCCACGCACGGCGAGCCGGGGCGCCCGGTCGCCCCGGATGACGGCCACCATGTCGAGCACCCGCCGCGTGGCCCGCACGTCGTGCGCGCGGAAGACGGTGGCGCCCAGCCATGCTGCGATGGCCGTCGCCGCAAGGGTGCCCTCGAGCCGTTCGTCGGGCGGCAGGCCGAGCGACTCCCCCACGAAGTCCTTGCGCGACAGCGCCTGCAGGATCGGGTAGCCCAGCCGGGTGAGGTCGGCGGTGTGCCGCAGCACCTCGAGCGAGTGGGCCGTGGTCTTGCCGAAGTCCAGGGTCGGGTCGACGAGGATGCGGTCGGCCGGTATGCCGGCGTGCTCAGCACGGCGCGCCCCCTCGGCAAGGGTGCGGACCACGTCCGTGACGACGCCCCGTGGCTCGGGCGGGTAGGTCACGCCCTGCGGGTCGGTGCGCGGCGGCAGGCCGCCGGTGTGCGAGCACACCACTCCCGCGCCGATCTCCCCGGCGACGGTGACGAGCTCGGGGTCGTGTCCCGCCCAGGTGTCGTTGACCAGGTCGAGACCGAGCCGCCCCGCCTCACGGGCGACCTCCGAGCGCCAGGTGTCCAGGCTGAGGACGAGCTCGGGGTACTCGGTGCGGGCGTGCTCGAGGAAGGGAAGGACGCGGTCCATCTCCTGCTCGGCGCTGACGTGCTCGCCCTCCTGTCCCGCCCGCACCCCACCGACGTCGACGATGTCGGCACCGTCCTCGACGGCCCGGGCCAGGGCAGCCTTCGCGGAGTCGAGGTCGGCGTGCCGGTTGTGCGCGAAGAACGAGTCGCTGGTGCGGTTGACGATCGCCATGACGGCCGGCCGCGAGGCGTCGAAGGCCTGGCCGCGCAGGCGCAGGGGGGGCGTGCGCGGGAGGTCGAGGTCGCGCGGCTCGGGCAGGTCCACGCGGCCATCCTCGCACCGGCGCCGCGGGTGGGCGCTAGGAGTCGAAGCCGAGCCCGACCCGGTCGAGGGTGCGCAGCCACGCGTTGCGCCGTCCCGCGTTCTCGTCGGCCCGGGCGAGCGACCAGCGGGTGAGCTGGATCCCCGCCCAGGCCAGCGGCTCCGGTGGGAAGGGCAGCGGCCGGCGCCTGACCATCTCCAGCCGGGTGCGCTCGGTCGGGGCCCCCTCCAGCAGGTCGAGCATGACGTCGGCCCCGAAGCGGGTGGCTCCCACGCCCAGGCCGGTGTAGCCGAGCGCGTAGGCGACCCGGCCACCCAGGGCCGTGCCGAAGAAGGCGCTGAACCGGGTGCACGTGTCGATCGCCCCGCCCCAGCGGTGGGTGAACGTCAGCCCTTCGAGTTGGGGAAAGGTGTCGAAGAAGTGGCCCGCCAGCGTGTCGAAGGTCTCGGCGCGCTGGTCGTGCCGCGGGTCCACGCGACGGCCGTAGTGGTAGACGGCGTCGTAGCCGCCCCAGAGGATCCGGTTGTCGGCGGTGAGCCGGTAGTAGTGGAACTGGTTGGCGCTGTCGCCGACGCCGGCCCGGCTTCGCCACCCGATGGAGTCCAGCTGCTCGTCGCTGAGCGGCTCGGTCATGAGCACGTAGTCGTAGACCGGCACCGTGTGGAGGCTGACCCGGCG
This Knoellia sp. p5-6-4 DNA region includes the following protein-coding sequences:
- the folP gene encoding dihydropteroate synthase; the protein is MDLPEPRDLDLPRTPPLRLRGQAFDASRPAVMAIVNRTSDSFFAHNRHADLDSAKAALARAVEDGADIVDVGGVRAGQEGEHVSAEQEMDRVLPFLEHARTEYPELVLSLDTWRSEVAREAGRLGLDLVNDTWAGHDPELVTVAGEIGAGVVCSHTGGLPPRTDPQGVTYPPEPRGVVTDVVRTLAEGARRAEHAGIPADRILVDPTLDFGKTTAHSLEVLRHTADLTRLGYPILQALSRKDFVGESLGLPPDERLEGTLAATAIAAWLGATVFRAHDVRATRRVLDMVAVIRGDRAPRLAVRGT
- a CDS encoding cold-shock protein — protein: MAQGTVKWFNAEKGFGFIAQDGGGPDVFVHYSAIDSSGYRSLDEAQRVEFEVTQGPKGPQADAVRPI